The following proteins are co-located in the Hevea brasiliensis isolate MT/VB/25A 57/8 chromosome 11, ASM3005281v1, whole genome shotgun sequence genome:
- the LOC110664531 gene encoding LOW QUALITY PROTEIN: G-type lectin S-receptor-like serine/threonine-protein kinase RKS1 (The sequence of the model RefSeq protein was modified relative to this genomic sequence to represent the inferred CDS: inserted 1 base in 1 codon): MNHVKTLPIILLIVSIHQFCTSLDTITLNQPIVDGDVIVSTGETFALGFFSPGKSSNRYLGIWYNKISEKTVVWVANRDSHINDTSGVLSITSHGNLVLNSRNQTTPLWFINVSALPTNNCVAQLLDSGNLVLFHGGSAIWQSFEHPTNYQLPNLKVGLDRRTGLNWFLTSWKSSDDPGTGKFSLRINPEGYPQGFIYEGHVPKFRFGHWNGSSWSGIPLMQKHAFVFNYSYVNNENEISFSWNTAYGSILTIAVLNESGIFQLSKWHENKGRWEQCSSAPKDQCDSYGLCGAYGNCVGHNGEFDCTCLPGYQPKSPQEWHRKDGSGGCVRKNQTPLCRNGEGFVEVTNVKAPDTSVARVLANLDMKACKNECLRNCSCTAYASLGTTEGSGCLTWYGDLLDTRVFTEGGQSIYVRVDALELAQYANKRKDLLARKGILVIMILSVATAVSSLVLFSYCLVRRQRRLSQNGQHEMFICSSSTLPDDHPREKELDRSGSDPHLPFFDIDTIVEATDNFSNKLGEGGFGSVYKGQLSNGQEIAVKRLSKQSGQGIKEFMNEVQLISKLQHRNLVRLFGCCIHKEDKMLIYEYLPNKSLDYFIFEKSRKQLLDWKKRFEIIFGVARGVLYLHQDSRLKIIHRDLKASNILLDASMEPKISDFGLAKLFKEHQIEAITKQVVGTYGYMSPKYAMDGLYSVKSDVFSYGVLMLEIISGKKNTEYDKESPSLNLIGNVWKLWREGKGLDIVDYSLLEHSYPCEEILRCIQIGLLCIXEHPIDRPTMLEVVFMLGNETSLPSPKKPAFVFRTQSGQESLITRGELCSINDCTITMIEGR; the protein is encoded by the exons ATGAATCATGTGAAAACGCTTCCCATTATATTGCTGATTGTCTCTATTCATCAattttgcacttcactagacaccataACCCTTAACCAACCCATTGTAGATGGAGACGTTATAGTTTCTACAGGGGAAACCTTTGCACTTGGTTTTTTCAGTCCAGGTAAATCGAGCAACCGTTATCTTGGAATTTGGTACAACAAAATTTCCGAAAAAACAGTTGTTTGGGTCGCAAATCGGGATTCTCATATCAATGATACATCTGGTGTCCTCTCAATCACCAGTCACGGAAACCTTGTCCTTAACAGCAGAAACCAAACGACTCCCCTATGGTTCATAAACGTTTCGGCTTTGCCAACAAACAATTGTGTAGCTCAACTCTTAGATTCGGGAAATCTTGTATTGTTTCATGGCGGAAGTGCCATATGGCAGAGCTTTGAACACCCGACAAATTACCAGCTTCCCAACTTAAAAGTCGGGCTAGACAGAAGAACAGGTCTGAACTGGTTCCTAACATCTTGGAAATCTTCAGATGATCCTGGTACTGGCAAATTCTCGCTTAGGATCAACCCTGAAGGTTATCCGCAAGGGTTCATATACGAGGGTCATGTTCCAAAATTTAGATTTGGTCATTGGAATGGCAGTAGTTGGTCTGGAATACCTCTAATGCAGAAACATGCATTTGTCTTCAACTACAGCTATGTGAACAATGAGAATGAGATTTCCTTCTCGTGGAACACTGCATATGGCTCAATCTTGACAATAGCAGTGCTGAATGAGTCCGGCATTTTCCAACTGTCCAAATGGCATGAGAACAAAGGTCGATGGGAACAGTGCTCGTCTGCGCCCAAGGACCAGTGTGACAGCTATGGATTATGTGGAGCCTATGGTAACTGTGTTGGGCACAATGGTGAATTCGACTGCACTTGTCTTCCAGGGTACCAGCCCAAATCACCCCAAGAATGGCATCGGAAAGATGGGTCAGGCGGGTGCGTTAGGAAGAATCAGACGCCACTCTGCAGAAACGGTGAAGGGTTCGTAGAGGTGACAAATGTGAAGGCTCCGGATACTTCAGTTGCCCGTGTATTGGCAAATTTGGATATGAAAGCTTGTAAAAATGAGTGCTTGAGGAATTGTTCATGCACTGCATATGCAAGTCTAGGTACGACAGAAGGAAGTGGATGTTTGACATGGTATGGTGATTTGCTAGATACAAGAGTATTTACGGAAGGTGGACAAAGTATATATGTGCGTGTGGATGCACTTGAGTTAG CTCAATATGCAAATAAGCGCAAGGACCTTCTTGCAAGGAAAGGGATATTGGTAATTATGATACTGTCCGTAGCTACAGCAGTTTCCTCTCTTGTTCTTTTCTCATACTGCTTGGTGAGGAGGCAGAGGAGATTat CACAAAATGGGCAACATGAAATGTTTATCTGTAGTTCGAGTACTCTCCCAGATGATCATCCAAGGGAAAAGGAGCTTGACAGATCTGGAAGTGATCCACATTTACCTTTCTTCGATATAGACACAATAGTTGAAGCAACTGACAATTTTTCCAACAAACTTGGAGAAGGTGGTTTTGGCTCAGTGTATAAG GGTCAACTATCAAATGGACAAGAAATAGCAGTGAAAAGATTATCTAAACAGTCAGGACAGGGGATAAAAGAATTCATGAATGAAGTACAGTTGATATCAAAACTCCAGCACAGAAACCTTGTCAGGCTTTTTGGTTGTTGCATTCATAAAGAAGATAAGATGCTAATCTATGAATATTTACCAAACAAAAGCTTGGACTACTTCATCTTTG AAAAGTCAAGGAAGCAACTATTGGACTGGAAAAAgcgttttgaaattatttttggggtAGCTCGAGGAGTTTTATATCTACATCAAGATTCAAGATTAAAAATCATCCATAGGGATTTGAAAGCAAGCAATATTCTATTAGATGCTTCAATGGAGCCAAAAATTTCAGACTTTGGGTTGGCTAAATTGTTCAAGGAACATCAAATTGAAGCCATTACAAAGCAAGTGGTTGGAACATA TGGCTATATGTCTCCGAAATATGCAATGGATGGTCTATATTCTGTAAAATCTGATGTCTTCAGCTATGGTGTCTTAATGCTAGAGATCATAAGTGGCAAGAAAAACACCGAGTATGACAAAGAAAGCCCTTCTCTGAATTTGATAGGGAAC GTTTGGAAGCTATGGAGGGAAGGAAAAGGCTTGGACATAGTTGATTATTCATTGTTGGAACATTCATACCcttgtgaagaaattttgagaTGCATTCAGATTGGACTTCTATGCA CAGAACACCCAATTGATCGGCCAACCATGCTTGAAGTTGTGTTCATGTTAGGCAATGAAACAAGTCTTCCTTCTCCTAAAAAACCAGCATTTGTTTTCCGAACTCAAAGTGGGCAAGAATCTTTAATAACTAGAGGAGAATTGTGTTCTATAAATGATTGCACAATTACTATGATTGAAGGTCGATGA